The window ACATAATTATGGCTGGAATGCTGTCTGTTCTTTTTTATCTATCATATCATCTATCTTGGATCATAGGTCAGAGCCTCCACGGCCTTTCCCTATGCTGTGGTGTCGTTCCATCCTCTAAATGGTTTGTGTCATATGCACCATAttacaaacacattaacaatATGGCTCAcaaacaccaacacacacacacacacacacacacacacacacacacacacacacacacacacacacacacacacacacacacacacacacacacacacacacacacacacacacacacacacacacacacacacactcactcacacacacacacacacactcactcactcactcactcactcactcactcctaCTTTAAAACACAGTTTGAAATGTTGGGGGGTTAAAAGAGGAGAGAAATTCGGTTGCACCACCAGGGGCTATACACTGTCCGTTAGCAGCATTATCCAGATTTATTGCAGGAGTGTCGCTCACACACTCTGTGTTGTGATTGTACCAATGACAATGAACAGGAGAGTTTGTGACTCCCAATGATAAAGTTTTCTTTTCGAGTAATCCTACAGATTAACAATACAAGTCCACGATTCAGCagcaatataaatgaatgacatCACTCATTCAGATGACCTCACGGTAGCGGGCCACCTAGATCTACACGATTTAGTCAATACTGAAGCTACCAGAAACCTTAAATTTCGTAAGCACTTGCTAAAGGAATCTCGCTGGAATtgacctttttttctttgtttggcTGAAGCCTCAATCAAGAGACACTGACAATTAGATAGTTTGtgcaataaagcaaaacaacaattaaaaaaaaaaaaacactgtattaaGTGTACCTGTAAAAAATATCACACATATAGcattgtgtatgtatgtttaaaatCTTCTAAAAGCTATGACATCTATGCTATTtgctttcacaaaaaaaaggcatattttttttttctgaaagtgcTATTATGAAATATATGCCCAAATGGAGGTTCTCTGAATGTTTAAGCTTTTAACAACCTTCAGCTTCCAAGGAAGTAAATCAAAACccatcaaacaaacatttagcCAACACTCTGTTCAAATACCTAtaaacacacgcgcacacacacacacacacagatccatCTCTAGAGGATGTCTGTAGAGGAAGATGCATTCTCACTGACAGCAGTTACATTGCTGGAGATCAACCACTTGCTGTACTGTGGGTCACTAACAGATATTCCTAGCGAACTTCTATATTCACTGACAGATCAAACGAGTGATTTCATCGCGTGTGCAGACTTCCTTTAATAACTTCCTTTAACTGCTTCACTGGCCATTTGCATAAAGTTGAGGTTTTCACTTTTGTCACCTCGAATTGCCGagtctaattaaaaataaatgtcgaACGTTTGCTTCCCAAATCACTGTCGATGTAAATAACCTTTATGTTCATTACAGACTTCAATGGATTTGATAGAGAGATCAACTACATCCTCAGCTTATATTCAGGTAAACTGTAGAGAAGTCAATATAATGACGCACTCTGTCACAGactgtattttgtcttttggAGCTATATAAGCCGTGAGCTTAAACCGAGACAGCAAAAACTGATATGAATGTTTCTTTCATTGACAGCTTTGATCAGTGCAATAGCCAGCATACTGGTGGATGAGGTTGAATGAAGTAAGAGGGTAAAAGGACGTGAGCGTGTACGttggtgagagagagagtcttcATCTTCCTTTCCCTTTGTTGATGTGAATTGTGAAGCATTCCTGCACTGGTATCCTTTGAGGCCCTTACAACGAGCAGCAGCATGATGGCAAACAGCCatccaaagaaacaaaaaaaaaaaaaaaaaaaaagaagaagagatgaaccttccttttatttcttttagataTGAAGGTTTGGTTGCCTTTGGCTGTAAATAGTTGTGACATAGTCACTAAAAAGGTGGTAGTTCAGTACCCAACAGTTTATGAGCTATATATTAAACAAGAAGATGGAAACAACATTAGATGAAATATCTTTTAGTTTTGATGGAACTTCAACACAGCTAGAAGTTTAAAGTGTTAATGTGTtaagtgctctctctctctctctctatttctctttcAGCATTTTGAGAGTGATACGTCACTGCAAACGGAACTCTGCTCTTACAAATCACATAACCACGTATTTaatgttcatatatatttttcagctgATTGGCATCTTCCATTGTTAAAACGATTTCCCCTCTagacggaaaaaaaaatgaggatCGCAAAATTTCAAAAGTGTGATAGTGTCCTCAAGGTTTTCCTCAAAAAATGTGCCATTGGCTTGAGGAAGCAGACTGTTGCCTTGGCGGGATTTCAGAGACTTTATGCTTGCATGAATCTGATTAAGGGCTAAGTAGATAATAAACATAAGAGTGTTTTAATAAGTGCTACAAAAaattgtgtgtgaatgtgtatttGGGTTACTGGAAGGCTTGGTGGAAGCGAGGCAGGGTGGTGGTTGTATTCAGAGATGGTGGATGCGTATAACTCGGAGTGATTGCATTGGtttgtgacagtgtgtgtgtgtgtgtgatcgagTGAAGGAGGCTAAGAGGCTCTGGGGTGTCCTGCATGGGAGTGGTCAGTAGCCCCTCCTCCTGGCTGTAGGCCACTCCCAAAGTAGGCCCTGCCCCTTGGTTGTAAGGCAGAAAATTGAACAATGGAGACAGAAAGTCCAGGGACGATGTTGTCTCTCCAGTCACCGTTGCAGAAGCACTCAGCTTGGGTGCATCTTCAGCCTGTAGCTCTAAGAGATAACTTTCAAGCTCCGCCCTCAGTGGCGGCGGTGGCGAGTAAGAAGCATGACCTATCGGATACCTTAGAGAGAGAGGCCCAGATGTCGGCGAGGACTGTGACTCCATCAAATCTACAGGCTCTGCCTTAACCCTCAGCAGCTCGTGAGCGTGGCTTTTCTTAACATGCCGGGTAAGGTGGTCCTTACGGCCGAATCGCTGTGCACAGTACTGGCAAAGGAAGTCCTTGCGTCCTGTATGCACAACCAAGTGGCGTCGCACGTCCTTACGGGTGTAAAAGCGCCTTTCGCAGTGCTCGCACTGATGACGCTTTTCCTTAGTTGCGGTAGCGCTTTTCCCTGCGTGCCCACGTAGGTGCTCCAGCAGCAGGGGAGTGCTTGGGTATGACTGCAGACACACCTGGCAGGTGAGGTCTCCACGGTGCGCGGCGTGAAGGGCTTGGTGCCTTCGAAAGCCTAGTTTGGTATTGTAGCTCTTGCCGCATTCTGTGCAGCTGAAAGCCTCCTTGTTGGGGTCGTGCGTGTGGAGGTGGTTCTTCAGGTGATCTTTACGGTGGAACATCTTCTCGCAGTAGCTGCACTTGTGTGTCTTTTCTGGAGAATGCGTGGCCATGTGCCTACAAACACAAACGCATTAGTGTGCATTTACCAGATTGTAAACTATTAATGGTCAAAAAACAAAGCTGGTCTTGCTTAGTGAGTTTTCATCAAGTTACAGGACCGACATTTTTAGCGATCAGTCAATCAGAGTTTTGGTTTTAGCTTAGGAGGTGGAGTTAGGATTGCAGTTCGGGGTTTCAACATTCCTTTCAATGAATTACTTCCTTCTGATATTAGGTGTAAATTGGAATTAGGGCTTCAACAATATAATAAACTTATTTACCTCTGAATCTTGTGGtagttaaagggacagtttaccCACAAGTGTGGTGATGTGGTTTCGACCCCATTTAGTTTCAGAAATAccatttgaaacaacatgagggagaGTAAAACGAgagaatgtttaattttaagcGATCTGTCCTTTTAATGGTCAAGATTAAGATGCAGGTAAGAACGTTATTCCAACACTTCATTGTGCACAATAACAATTACCGTATGTTCAGACTGCTAACCTATTTGCAAATTCAgtcaaaaaagtcaaatggcCATGGAATGGTTCGTGAAAGTGTAAGTACCTACCGTAAGAGTTTATACTTGGAGACGAAGGCCTTGGTGCAGtcagtgtgtgtgcagtgatACGGCCTTTCCCCTGTGTGGGAGTACGAGTGTACCTTCAGCTTCTCCAAGCTGTTGAAGGCCTTCTCACACAACTGACAGGAGAAGTTCTTCCTCACTTTACCCTCTACTCTCCTCTTCCGCACTCGACAGTGTTCTGCCGTGGTGGGGCAGTCGTTTGGAGATACCGTTGCCATGGCAACTTAGCGACAGTAAGCCATGTGGCGGACACAAGTGATATGTCCCAGCACAGAGAGAGCGTGACAACCCAAATCTTCAACACAGCAGAGACACAAGGCCCTAAGAAAAAGACAGCAAACAGTGAATTGACTGGACGAATGGACTGACTGCTTTTTTAGTATTACTcttagtataaaaaaaagacattgcaATAGTACCTTCACAGCTGTATGTTTCTGGgaaattgtaaacaaaaatatataatgataatgagTTGATTATGgattacattttactttttctttttttttaaactcttcaACAACACTAGACTAGTCAGTGATAACAGGATTCAATAATCTGTATACAGGCAAAATGATGAATGCTTGATGAAAGAACCttactaattaataaaatatttgctttcCTTTAATGGAATACTTTCATTTATGGCCATAAGCATACGATATGGCAGATCACATGCAGCCATATGTCACATAGAAAACACTTGAGTTGATTTCATTGTAAAGAGTAAATGCTGTTGAAACAGTAAAGACTGTGCACACAAAGAAGcacacatattaaaaatatagaaagcGTACAGGATATGTCAATTTAAGAATTTTGTAAAAGGGCATGGTTCAAACGCATTTCAAATACAGAAAGGCAGACTCTCTAaactttaataatactttttaataacttCAGCTGCTCttctttaatttgtgttttccACCGGTATCCATTTACCTTcctattttaaaagattatattAAATCTGCCAACATCCCTTCGTCActcgtctctctttctcttcgttttctttcatttattttgcaaagtCATAAAAGTTTGAGCAACTTtatatcctgtttttttttttttttgttttgggtttttttgctaTGCAATCCGTTCAAggcattccattttttttttcttcctaaaCCGTGTCATTGGAATATTTTCAATCAAAAGACAACGATGAGGAAGCGTGAAAATGTAAAGCTcatcattaaacacatttctgttttccaataaagttattatttaaaagttaaaattgttttaattttgaatttgagTTTGGATCGTTTCACATTGCCCTTTCTATGCTGGTTTGATTACAGACGACCATCCAatctaaacacaaaaacaacaacaaatgctttccttaaaaaaaacaaacaagcaatcTTCTATgggttataaaatataaaaactatattacaaTTAGAATGGGCAAGATTTGCATTGCTTATTTAGCACTGTGATACTAATTAAATggcaaaacacaacacattttGAAAGATTTGCTAGGCTGTACGATATTTTCAAGTGAGCTCAGTTttatgaaaatagaaaagaagaagaagaacaaaaaagtagaaCAAGGAAATTAAACAATTGtttgatattaaacaaaatcttacaaagaaaaaaaatccttaactGTCTAGACAAATACTAATGTCTGCAGAGTTTCATTAGTTATGtagtatatactttttttgcccatattttttctgtaattcataaagacatttttatgcaaaagaGCACGAAGCACCATGTGTAAACTGTGACAGTCTTAAGTTAATACTAGTTAATCCTATGTTAATactatgaaaacaaattaaacatgcaGCCTTAAACAACAAGACATCCTGCTCTGATGAAACaagcttcattcattcattcgcgTTTAATTTAACGGGCTTCATAATACGAATAATTGGGCAAACGTTTATCCAAAAGCGATTTATTGCATTCAAGGCACACGTTTTTACAGCTTTCCCCAGGACTCAAAGCCATGGCTTTTGCGTCGCTCTGTTTGAGCTGCAggaagtcaaaaaaaaaaacataaaaaaacgtCCCGCTAACCTTCTTATAGGAGAGGCGAACTGCACGGACCAGTTTCGcagaaaaatgtttcaattattTAGTTCATCATATTTCACAACGCTCGCTACATACACCCAAACCTACAAGTTCACGACGCGGTCCATCAACTATTTCATCTTTTTGACCAGCCTACCGAAATGAACTATTTGGGTGTAAATGTCCAAACCGAGCCGTGCAGCTCTCACTACTAATACAGCGTGCTACGGGCTTTTTGTTTAGAGTTTCTGAAGGACCCCGAACTTCACATTCACGACAACCGCGCGGTAAACCCGATGACCCCCCCAACCCCTTCAGCTGAAAGGCTACGTTTTTAAAGAACGTACAGGAGCGGCGCGGACGGAGGTGCTTCGTAGCCTAGATGGAGAATCTTCGCCTCCAACCGTCCACCGCGTCTGGTGACGTTTATAGTCTAAACCGTCCGTCTGTAAGCGCGAACACGAGCGCGTACGCTGCGCGAGCGCCGACTCGAGCAGCTCCTCGCGGCATTTCGCGCACAACGCCGCTGATGCTCTTGCGTGACCACACGCGTGCACGTATTCCACATCCAACTGTATCTGATTGCCAGCTATACAATAAATGCACGCTGACGTTTTGCAGATACGCGCCACACCCCGTGTCGTAGCGACTACAAACTTTGATATTATCGTTGACTTCTCTTGTGTCCGGAGTAAAAATCTTGTTACTATTGCCAGCATCGCTGGAGGATTCTGGCATTTAAGATTTCAGATCCAATGACCCTTAATCGATCACTTATCTCGGTCCTTAGCGAGACTTTCTCTCAAGGTAGAATGTAGGCAGATGGACATTGAAGAGCTCTGCTCAGCATCTCCTAATTAGTCCCCCTTCACTTCTCCCACCATTTTGGTTGTTTTCGATATTGACAAGCAGCTTTCTCTTCCCATAATGACCCACAGTGCAACTTTCTATAACTCATTGACACCCCTAACGCAGTCGCTGACTGTGACTCCCAAACGACTAACTTTGTAAACCGCGCCGAACTGAGCAGAATTATGCCGCTCGTTTATTACATTTTCGCTTTTAAACGTGATTGCAAACATGGAAAGGTGCTTCTATCACAAACCCCGCGTTTGCGTCCGATCCGCTTGCATGTTTGTGTCAAAATTTTCGCACCGTGTGTGCAGCGTgcttttgaaatattgaaatactCGTAAGTTTGATCCGGCTGTCGCCGTAGCCGTGTCCTTGCTGTGTATTTGGagaaaatctcaaaataaaaatttcgcaaactttttaaaaactttttacaacTTCACGCGTTTCTCTGTTTATTGACATTCGCCTGAGCGCAACCTGACTTGACAGAAACAAATAACAGAATTATGTTAGATTTTCTATATCGTTCAGTCTTTCGTTACATTTCTCTCAGGTCCCAAACTAGGCGCTGATTAACCCAAAACTTTTTTCTCTAGCTCACCCCTCTCTCATAATTTGAATAACCCcgatattttaattaaagaacGTCGTAACAATTTTCTAAATGTGCATAAAACTCACCGTGGGAGCGTTAACATCCTTTCTATGGTATTTTTCTTGACTTTCAACTATTTCCCggatttttaataatttttttctcatattttttgCTGGACGCGGCGGGCCTAAAAATTGTTTGCTTTCCCCTCTTTCCAGCAGCCATTGTGTATGCGCTGCGATGCAACCAAACCAAGGTTTGGCCACGCCCACCACGAAACCCTCCTTTCTCGCTCTTGTGATTTGTGTAATAAACTGTCATTTTCAGATTTCACTGCCACTGACTTCCCTTTAAGAAAATCTAACATTTAGGACTCGCCGGTAATTCTGTCAATCGTTACGACTTCGTTTAATTTCTGTTCGGTCAGTAGGAGGGCAAAACAGTTATCATCCTTATTCCATTGGCTGCAGGAGGTGACAATTCGCGCAACCGTTACCGATGACGATTTTCAACTTGCTGTTTGATTGGCCATCCGCGCCTGCCAATCACCTACAAGTACGTTAAGTTGCGTTATGCTGTGACATACGCTCTGTTTTGACGTGACGAGGAAAGGTTGAGCGTTCACATGCGACACGCAAACTGTAAGTAGGCTACTTTTAACAATAAGCATATTGTTTAGTGGCAAGCAcagtttatttgtgttttgctaTTGAACgtgttcctttttttatttgccgaTAGAATTTGTATAAGTGTACGTCGCAGTGCATTCGGCTGGTCCCAGTCACCGGTCTTCTGTCCACTCATTCATATGACTGacatttcatgttgtttttcatgCTCTCCTGCTTCCTTTTAAAGTGAGTTAAGGTACGAATAGGTGATCatgattagaatttttttttacattttgcaatagtCTCGCAACTGATGAACTGAGCCAGTTAGGTCTGACAAAGTGCCTAGCTAAGATCCCTTACGAAAATCAACTATGATTTAATTGTAGTAAAAATGTAGAGACTATGGGTTTTGGTGTATTGATTGCCATTTGTATAATCAGTTTTCCTACAAATACCATGGTTATAGTCAGTGTAGCAAAAACATTTGTGGTTATGGTCATGGTTGAACTAgtatccatgtttttttttgtttatttatttgtttatttggatTAATTTGAAGCAAAACTACAAattaagatagatagatagatagatagatagaaaagaAAGCCTAGGAGAAGGTCACCATTTAGCATAATACTTGAGTAAAAGTGAAAGTTGGCTAAAATATACAAACTCaagtataatgtaaaatactcttttaaaaaaaaaaaagttatttattgcaGTACACTACTGTACAATACAAACCAGGGTTTAATAATGGAGAATGGAGATGACCTGTCTCtctttactttattatttatttacatacttgatcttaaaaaagtcttaaaattaCCCTTGATGCCCTGTAAACACAAagttaaaaacaattacacCGTTCCTTCAGTATATATTTGGACACTGAcacaatttttgtcattttggctTTGTAGGGCACCAAGATAGAATTATAGTGCAGACTGTAAGCTTTCATGTAAGgggtttaacaaaaatatagcATATTCCTGTCTCTTGTTTGGTTTAGGAAGCTTTGCTGCATTTGGCTGAATCTGGGCAGACCGTATATCCCTATACACTTTGGCCAAGTCTTGACTTTGACAGTGCCTTACCCTCCTCCCTTGGATAGATATTGTGGTTTTCTCTACCATGGAGAGGATCCTTCAATAAACCACCGCTGTTGTCCCGCGTGGACATCAGGCCTTTTAATGTTCCTGATCTTACCAGTCATTTAAGTCGGTTATTTCTATCTTACGCTGTAGTGTATCAGTAGGAAATGGCACTTTACATTTCCAACCATTTAATTTTGccagtaattataataatccagtgagatttttgtttgcaaaaaactAGTTCGGTGTCTGCTAGATACAACCTACCTGCAAagctacattaaaaatgatacaCAAGTGCACCTAGGGCAAAATCTGCTTCAAAAGGAAAGGGTTGTCACActaaatattgctttaattacatataattactATAGAAGTTCGTTGACAAAGATAACCTATTTATGACATTTTGCTCTAGGCTTTGATATTTTCTACTGcagcaaaagatagaaataattGACTGTCAGTTGTGGGGTGAAACACGGCGATGGATAAAGGAGTTTTTGATCAATCCCATATAGCAgcggtctcaaactcaattcctggagagccacagctctgcagagtttatCTACAGCCAGCTGCAACACGCACCTGCTTGGAAGTTATAAAGAGCGTTCGTTGAGCAGAATGATCGGcgtatgacatcaaagtacagCGAGAGTGATTTAGAAAAGCATAAGGGTCTGCCTACTCTCTTGGCGCTCTCGAGGTACTTTGATGTCGTGCGTTGTTCGTTTTGCACACGTGAACGTGCGTGTTATCCCGAAGAGCTCGATttgctggatcaggtgtgtttgatcgaGGCTGTGGCCCACCAGGAACTGAGACCAGTGCCACATAGGCTCGAGGTTATTAACCTGCTagcaaagcattttatttttcattcacttCAGTGTTCATTCGCTAACTCGAGCACTCCCAACATCGGTtatgattgttttatttcaggtgAGTCTAAACCTGTTCCCGAAGGACCACTCTCGTGCAGAGGTTAGCTCCAATCCTAATTGAACACATCTGAATCAAATCATCAAGGTGTTCATGTTTACCAGGCTGTGTCCGAAATCACCCTCTGTCTGAAACTATAGTGGACTCATTCAATCCCGTAATGGACCACAATAATGACTGCGCAACCAGTGTTAACCATAGCACCCATAATGCACTCTGATGGTCATGTCGAATCAGTCCCCACGTCTCGCCAGAAGATGGCGCCTGAAGATCAATAATCCCTCCATCCATTGCCCAACCTGGGTACAGTGTAACGTCATGCAGctataaatctttttaattgaatttctaGTTGTTTATAACAGAGGTACCAGTTTGCTAagatttgaattattattattaaacggCGAACGCAAACCACGCAAAAGTTGAAAAATGATGAAATCTATAGATGTATAGGGGTCGACTAGAAACTTCCAGGCTAGTGTGTTCGAGGCAGGGCACTGG is drawn from Puntigrus tetrazona isolate hp1 chromosome 7, ASM1883169v1, whole genome shotgun sequence and contains these coding sequences:
- the plag1 gene encoding zinc finger protein PLAG1; protein product: MATVSPNDCPTTAEHCRVRKRRVEGKVRKNFSCQLCEKAFNSLEKLKVHSYSHTGERPYHCTHTDCTKAFVSKYKLLRHMATHSPEKTHKCSYCEKMFHRKDHLKNHLHTHDPNKEAFSCTECGKSYNTKLGFRRHQALHAAHRGDLTCQVCLQSYPSTPLLLEHLRGHAGKSATATKEKRHQCEHCERRFYTRKDVRRHLVVHTGRKDFLCQYCAQRFGRKDHLTRHVKKSHAHELLRVKAEPVDLMESQSSPTSGPLSLRYPIGHASYSPPPPLRAELESYLLELQAEDAPKLSASATVTGETTSSLDFLSPLFNFLPYNQGAGPTLGVAYSQEEGLLTTPMQDTPEPLSLLHSITHTHTLSQTNAITPSYTHPPSLNTTTTLPRFHQAFQ